The Oryza sativa Japonica Group chromosome 11, ASM3414082v1 DNA window gttccactaTACAAGGCGTAATTGCTTTGATGTAAAAACCAAGGAAGCTCATATAACTACCGCAGAATTAGGGGGCTTTAAAACAAGCAGAGCAACCAACCAATAGTTttcactgcatgcatgcatgtgcatggATGAGAATTACAGGATTCAAAGAGGCGCCTCTGCAGCTTCCTtcaatgcatgcatgcgcaTGAACGAGAATAATGGAGTCAAGGAGGTGCGGCTGCATGTGCCGCCCTATATTGTACTGGAACTTGTGAAAAAAAACAGTTACGCCTTGTAtaatggaacggagggagtacataattaAGTAAGCTGAACGAAGCTATACGAGAGACACTCTCACTGAACGACGAGTAGTAGTGATTACTACTCGCCggttaattaagtactagtcGAACACTAAGGGCACCAACAAtgattatctataggctctctacaagagatccatgtcagcatattttcctatttgaaaggtattaaatgaagagagagagcaaagctatctactaacttagagatagtctatagagaaaaacgaggcaatacATGAGAGAGCTACTAACTtagcaaaactatctactaacttagagatagtctattaagatggtttactattaatcgagtctattgctgagatgtacatattttatagataaCACCTTACTTTACTATTACGGATGCTTAAGAGTATTATATGTATATGAGAGAGGAATCAAGTATTAATGGTGCTGTTTGATTAGctatagaaaattttaagaTGGCATTtaattagctatactattatcAAACTTATTTTAATGGAACacatattagagcaagtttaatagtatagccaactactagctccaattcatctatagccaatctaatagctcatttgcacaatagttacatactatactattaatactgaTCCCACTTGTTATACATACAccgtgtcttggagtccgtgctatagctggctacaaatctgtagcccgctgcttttctctttttatttatctccttaaaatatgtttgcagctggtttatagcttgctattgtactGCTCTTAGTATATACATCATTGAGATTGAGAAGAGTCTAGTATAGCTAGCTCGATGGAGTCCAACTCCCAACGACTTAGCAGCGACTGCCATCAATGGATGTATATATGATTCCATCTATCATCCGCATCTCAGCTCGTTGCCCAGCATCTTCCTATTTATACCCTCCACCCATCGACCGACGATCCATCGATCACCGGCGACGAGAGACACTCTCACTGAACGAAGCTACCTAGCTTAATTACCTAGCTACTCGATCGATCATCAGTCTAGATATGGCGGCTTTGAACGgtaaggtggtggtggcggtgatggtggtggcgatggtggtggcggcgccgggggcgtcggcggcgatcaCGTGCGGGCAGGTGGGGTCGGCGATCGCGCCGTGCATCTCGTACGTGACGGGGAGGGGCGGCCTCACCCAGGGATGCTGCAACGGCGTCAAGGGGCTGAACAACGCCGCCCGCACCACCGCCGACCGCCAGGCCGCCTGCCGGTGCCTCAAGACCCTCGCCGGCACCATCAAGTCTCTcaacctcggcgccgccgccggcatcccCGGCAAGTGCGGCGTCAACGTCGGCTTCCCCATCAGCCTCTCCACTGACTGCAGCAAGTAAATTAATcatccatgcatatgcatgctacTTTTTTTCAAGTTAATTCAACTTAATTTACTGACTAATCCACtgtatatatgcatgattaTTTCATTGGTGCAGGGTCAGCTAGATCGATTAATCCTGCTTGGACCGACCGATCGATATATCGATCGATGCTGGCTCGCAGTTGATCAACTAGCCAAAATAATAGCTACAGTAAAAATAACAGCTGGGGCATATCAATGCAGCGCTggtcatctctctctctatctctgtaTACTTTATGTTGCACGCTCCGTGCGTGCATGCTATCTTAATTTTCTTGACTCTGTACACCGCTCTGTGTACGTGTAATCCTACGTTGATGAATTGCATCTTGTCCAGACTTGGACCTAGCTAACTACGTACTCCAGCTTGGCAGCTTCTTGCCGAGGCAATCTGTAGTAATTTCCTTGTTACATTCCCCTGTCCcctctactccctctatcccataaaaacAAACCTAATATACTAAATATGACacatatattctagtactacaaatctagacAGATGTATATTTAGATTTgttatactagaatatgtcacatccagtcttATGTtcgtttttttggacggagagtaTGTCATATGCAAAAATTGATAAATGCACATCATGCTCCCTAGCTCTGcactttattattatttttaatttacatGACAGCTGTACACACATACACACCACTATACACACAACATTACACTCATACCTCCGTGAATACGTCCTCTAACACATGTTTCAAGAGACAAAAACCAACAGCACATCCCTAATATCACTAAAGTCATGTTGAAATCCTATCCGCATCTGTGTAATACTCGTGGCCACTCTATTACTTGATTGTTCACAAGGAAGAATGATACTCTGAAATTGATTCTAccgaaatatgaaaaatattatatattagaATTGATAAAGGGAGAAGAATGAACATAAAAACAGATAATAAATCATTTTCTATCGTCGGAATCACACATCTCCAACGGATGGTGTGTGATGTTATAGCCTGATCCAACGGTTTAAAATGGTGATAATAAGATCTATGTCTACTAGCTAGTAGCACTTTCATAAGAAAACAGCTGGGTTATGACTGGATGGATAGACGGTTCGGTCGTTGTACACCCAAACTCACCAGGGTTAAagtactactatatatatatgtttgaaaCTAGTGTTCACTAATTCTAAGAGTACATAGTGGAGTATATGTGCTTATTCAGTGGTTATATATACTCCTCCGTTTAGATATTAGCGGTGAAAACGGATGTGATAGTTTCTGATCCGATACTCTCCGAATTTGGTTGGAGCAAGATATGGTATATGTTTGTTTAAATCCCTCGGATGCGAATTGTATGGTGCAGGTGTGGATCGGATGTGGTATTGCAAAAAATCGGTGGATATAATTATTCGGTATTTCGAACATATTATCCGATGAACCGTTTAGCAAATTAAATAATCCGAATTTTTCAGCCCACCAGCTCACTAGCCGACTATCTGCCCATGAAAACGGTAAATTAGCTCAACCCACAAATTCAGGACATCAATTAACCCTTGACCTTAACTCACCATCTCAACTTCTGTCTATTTCGCTTGTGCATCTCACGGATGCTGCTGCCATGCACACCAAAATGGAgatcatgcatgtatatatgttaTATTGTTACTGTGTTGATGTATGTACATTATACTGAGTCCGCACCATGTGAAAATGTAGTGAGGTTGACACGTAGGTTGTagtattttatttctttattttgctGCTATCTATTTATATTGATTGTTATCTTGATGTCATCACTACTCTGGACTCTGTATATGTTGACACCACGTCATCGATAACGATCCCAGTTCAGGTACAGAGATAAAACGGAATTAATTGGTTTGGATGGGACTAAAAATTTTTAGGCATCATGtcggatgtttagacactaattataagTATTACACGTAGACTATTGACAAAATCCATTCCATAACCCtgggactaattcgcgagacgaatctattgagcctaattaatccatgattagtctatgtgatgctacagtaaatatgtactaattatagattaattaggcttaaaattttttttacacgAATTAGCTATcaattatgtaattagtttcgtaagtagtctatgtttaatactccaaattagtgtccaaacatccgatatgacatggactaaaatttagtcccgGATCCAAACACCCCCCAACATCAGAAAGCTAACAAAGTACTCTCGTTTCTAAAATACTAGGTGATCCtcgcgctttgctgcgggaattactaagtaatttttaatatttttttcgatTATCGAGCTaggattaaaaagaaaaaaaaatgaaacgcgAGGGTTCATGAGGACTTATCATAAAACAAACAGATGATACCCACGATTTAACGTGGAAcatgtatatgttaaatattataaatgatagatatatttgttaaaatattgtggaaatgatgtgaaGAATAATGATTAGAGATATACTTGCATGCTggtttgtagaattaaataaattatagatgatTTTATATGTTTGTATGaggttaaatatataattattgttagtgggtgatgatgcaTGTGACATGGTTACATGTTGAGATTCAGAAGTTAGGGGGcattaactttatagtaagatagtaTTAACATATATCTTTTTAAATTATCAGTCTGTTATATTTTCCCAGAATTCTTGCTATCAACACCACTCTTAAATATTGCAAATTAATTCTTGATTGAGTAAATTGTACTCACGATAGATGAGTTTACAGGTGGAAACAAATAGGTGCAATAACTTACAAAACACTTATTACTCTGCAAACTTGGTTAGTCCGTGCAAAATTGGTTAAAACCTGCCACTCCCAGCGAAATGATTAATTAGATGACGCTATCTTTCTTATGATTCCAAGTTTTCAACCCATGCTAGCAGGATAGTAcaaatttcttcttaaaaaatgCAGGACAGTACAAATTGTTCTTTTTCTGCAAAACCCGTAACTTGTAGCTTTATATTTAGGCCGggtttagttcctaattttttttcaaaaacatcatatcgaatctttgACCACATGTatgtagcattaaatatagataaaaacaaaaactaattacatagtttgcatggacatcgcgagatgaatcttttaagcctaattagtctatgattagctataagtgctacagtaatccatatgtgctaatgacggtttaattaggctcaaaagattcgtcttgcggtttccaggcgagttatgaaattagttttttcatttgtgtccgaaaatcccttccgacatctggtcaaacatccgatgtgacacccaaaattttcctttcgcgaagccttaaggtctctataTTTTCCAGTGGCTAATTTTGTTTTGGGAATTTACTCCATGCTAGTAGTTCCAGACTTCCAGTGTGGTTCCAGCGGATGAGGCTATCCTTGCTTTATGCAGTTTTCAGTTGTGTGAAGTTGTGTGCCATTAACAAATCTTTTCACTCCAATTTGTTCTCACCATAACtggtttataaaaaataatttataaaaaatgcttttatatatgtgtttttaatgagttaaaaataaagactaaaaaaataaacatcatagaaaaaaaaatcctaaaatcaaactccaaatttaaattttatctgaTAAGTCGATTGACATAAGCATAGTCAGCCTGCTAACCTGTTTCGGAATCCACGCGGTGTAGCGCGTGAAATCTTTTCTAGTAGCTCTAATACAAACAAATGCAGTCGCGAGATACTCGTTCGTACAGTTGGAATTAATTGAAGCAATTAATATATGTGTTGCATTGTTGCACGGCTGAGAAGATTTAGCTGGTCATTATCGATTGAGCAGAGCAAATATTAATGCATCACTTTGTGACTTTGTGAGAGAATTTTTGACTCCTTAATATGTTCTGCTACTATTAAAGTATTAATACTATCCTGCTGAAAAAGATATAAGGTGTACAGCCTTCAATTTGATACAGTTTCCAGTGTTAAACTTTAATATCATTAAAATTTCTAAATATATTATCACTAACCAGGAAATTAATTGAAAGTGATACAAATCCAATACATGGCACATATGTGATGCTAAATATATTACCCGCTCCGTTACTGAACAATGCACAATCAAACTTGGCATGACCTACAGAATTAATctttaactttaaatttctcatatattataatatttatGATCACAAATCATAATTATAAGAAAGCAAATTAAAATATCAATCTAATAATACtattttcatcaaataaaatttaatttataataaaataattattgaCCAGATATTTAAACAATTGAATATTAGAATACGTGTGTGTCTTATTCAGTGAGAactgagatggagggagtagtattttcaCAAAAATTAATTGGTATTAGcttaattatttttgaaaaaactacaaatgtaattttctccaaatactccctccatctacttttgatatataggtatattttcaaatctgaaaaatttacttttgttaggcatatttcaattgaaccacctatcatcttaatgattttTTCAGATTTAATGTGTGACTTTTTATTTTTCCACATAAGATTGACTACATAGgaatcgagaaatgtaaatattaatgaattgcTTGTCTACGAgtaataactagtagcatgtttaaatggatgataaataGAATTACTTGTCCTTTGTcattgtgccaagatgaaatatagaGAACGTATGTACGCGAGGAGCTACAGGGGCTACATTATTACTATAAACAATGACTTTTCAATAGAAAATTTAAAGCTATCACTATTAGCGATATATTTAATGAAGTGATTGAAGATCAGCTATAGTGAAGACCTGTTGGCAGATTTTTGATTGGCTGTAACAGGATGGATAACCATCCATCGACGCCGGTAAAATAATCCTATACACATACAAACTACTCTTATAATCATGCATGCACGCAGCGGGGGGCAATATGGCAATTACTCCTATAGTCCTATTTGCTTGGCATGcatatattacacacatgcATTCTCCTACATATCGTGTTGACTGCAGATGAGTCGTCGCATGAGCAGACACCAGATGATGAATCCATTTCTGCTGGCGGTAGA harbors:
- the LOC4349605 gene encoding non-specific lipid-transfer protein 1: MAALNGKVVVAVMVVAMVVAAPGASAAITCGQVGSAIAPCISYVTGRGGLTQGCCNGVKGLNNAARTTADRQAACRCLKTLAGTIKSLNLGAAAGIPGKCGVNVGFPISLSTDCSKVS